One part of the Fusobacterium pseudoperiodonticum genome encodes these proteins:
- a CDS encoding aminopeptidase P family protein, which produces MLNKEVYINRRKKLKENFRDGLILIMGNNFSPLDCEDNTYPFIQDATFKYYFGMDHNGLIGIIDIDNDEEIIFGNDYTMSDIIWMGKQKFLKELALEVGIEKFIEKEELKKYLENRKNIRFTNQYKADNIMYLSSILNINPFEFDEYVSFYLIKNIIKQRNIKDKIEIEEIEKGVNITKEMHLAAMKNVKAGMKEYELVAEVEKQPRKYNAYYSFQTILSKNGQILHNHNHLNTLKDGDLVLLDCGALTEEGYCGDMTTTFPVSGKFTERQKTIHNIVRDMFDRAKDLARAGITYKEVHLEACKVLAENMKKLGLMKGEVEDIVSSGAHALFMPHGLGHMMGMTVHDMENFGEINVGYDEGEEKSTQFGLASLRLAKKLEVGNVFTIEPGIYFIPELFEKWKNEKLHQEFLNYDEIEKYMDFGGIRMERDILIQEDGISRILGDKFPRTADEIEEYMESKNR; this is translated from the coding sequence ATGTTGAATAAAGAAGTATATATAAATAGAAGAAAGAAACTAAAGGAAAACTTTAGAGATGGTTTAATTTTAATAATGGGAAATAATTTTTCACCTCTAGACTGTGAGGATAATACTTATCCATTCATTCAAGATGCAACTTTTAAATATTATTTTGGTATGGATCACAATGGCTTAATTGGAATTATCGACATAGATAATGATGAAGAAATAATTTTTGGTAATGACTATACAATGTCTGATATTATTTGGATGGGAAAACAAAAATTTTTAAAAGAATTGGCTCTTGAAGTTGGTATAGAAAAGTTTATTGAAAAAGAAGAATTAAAGAAATATTTAGAAAATAGAAAAAATATAAGATTTACTAATCAATATAAAGCAGACAATATTATGTATTTGAGTTCAATCTTAAATATAAATCCTTTTGAATTTGATGAGTATGTCTCTTTCTATTTAATAAAAAATATTATTAAACAAAGAAATATAAAAGATAAAATAGAAATTGAAGAGATAGAAAAGGGAGTAAACATAACAAAAGAAATGCATCTTGCTGCTATGAAGAATGTAAAAGCAGGAATGAAAGAATATGAACTTGTTGCTGAAGTAGAAAAGCAGCCAAGAAAATATAATGCTTACTATTCTTTCCAAACTATACTTAGTAAGAATGGACAAATTTTACATAACCATAATCATTTGAATACTTTAAAAGATGGAGATTTAGTATTATTAGATTGTGGTGCTTTAACAGAAGAAGGATATTGCGGAGATATGACAACAACTTTTCCTGTAAGTGGAAAATTTACTGAAAGACAAAAAACTATACATAATATAGTAAGAGATATGTTTGACAGAGCCAAAGATTTAGCAAGAGCAGGAATTACATATAAGGAAGTTCATTTAGAAGCTTGTAAGGTTTTAGCAGAAAATATGAAAAAACTTGGACTGATGAAGGGCGAAGTTGAGGATATAGTTAGTTCAGGAGCACATGCACTATTCATGCCACATGGCTTAGGGCATATGATGGGAATGACAGTTCATGATATGGAAAACTTTGGAGAAATAAATGTAGGTTATGATGAAGGAGAAGAAAAATCAACTCAATTTGGTTTAGCTTCTTTAAGACTTGCTAAGAAATTGGAAGTTGGAAATGTTTTTACTATTGAGCCAGGAATATACTTTATCCCAGAACTTTTTGAAAAATGGAAAAATGAAAAACTTCATCAAGAATTTTTAAATTATGATGAAATAGAAAAGTATATGGATTTTGGTGGAATTAGAATGGAAAGAGATATTTTAATTCAAGAAGATGGAATAAGTAGAATTTTAGGAGATAAATTTCCAAGAACTGCTGATGAGATAGAAGAATATATGGAGAGTAAAAATAGATGA
- the pth gene encoding aminoacyl-tRNA hydrolase, with the protein MKVVIGLGNPGKKYEKTRHNIGFIVVDSLRKKFNLTDEREKFQALISEKNIDGEKVIFFKPQTFMNLSGNALIEIVNFYKLDPKKDIIVVYDDMSLDFGDIRIREKGSSGGHNGIKSIISHIGEEFIRIKCGIGAKKEDAVEHVLGEFSQSEQKELVEFLEKLNECIIDILTVQNLDRTMQKYNKKKEKLK; encoded by the coding sequence ATGAAAGTTGTTATTGGTTTAGGAAATCCAGGTAAGAAGTATGAAAAAACACGACACAACATTGGTTTTATAGTTGTAGACAGTTTAAGAAAAAAATTTAATCTGACAGATGAAAGAGAAAAATTTCAAGCTCTTATCAGTGAAAAAAATATAGATGGGGAGAAAGTTATATTTTTTAAGCCTCAGACTTTTATGAATCTGAGTGGAAATGCTCTTATAGAAATTGTGAACTTCTATAAGTTAGATCCTAAAAAGGATATTATAGTTGTTTATGATGATATGTCCTTAGATTTTGGAGATATAAGAATTAGAGAAAAAGGTAGCTCAGGTGGACATAATGGAATAAAGTCTATAATATCTCATATAGGTGAAGAATTTATTAGAATAAAATGTGGAATAGGAGCTAAAAAAGAAGATGCTGTTGAACATGTTTTAGGTGAGTTTAGTCAGAGTGAACAAAAAGAGCTAGTTGAATTTTTAGAAAAACTTAATGAATGTATTATAGACATATTAACTGTTCAGAATTTAGATAGAACTATGCAAAAGTACAATAAGAAAAAAGAAAAATTAAAATAA
- the rsxC gene encoding electron transport complex subunit RsxC, whose protein sequence is MKFFGFRGGVHPPENKIQTEHLPIEKLESPNEIFVPLLQHIGAPLNPIVNVGDRVLKGQKIADAEGLAVPVHAPVSGTVTKIENHVYPLSGKVMTIFIENDKKEEWAELTKIANWETADKNELLDIIREKGIVGIGGATFPTHVKLNPPPNTKLDSLILNGAECEPYLNSDNRLMLENPSSIIEGIKIIKKILNVPDVYVGIEDNKPEAIESMKKAAEGTGINIVPLKTKYPQGGEKQLIKSILDRQVPSGQLPSAVGVVVQNTGTAAAIYEAVVNGKPLIEKVVTVTGKAIKNPKNLKVAIGTPFSYILDHCGINRDEMERLVMGGPMMGLAQMTEEATVVKGTSGLLALTNEEMRPYKTKACISCSKCVSACPMGLAPLMFDRLAAAKEYEAMAGHNLMDCIECGSCAYVCPANRPLAEAIKTGKAKLRAKKK, encoded by the coding sequence ATGAAATTTTTTGGTTTCAGAGGCGGAGTACATCCCCCTGAAAATAAAATACAAACAGAACATTTACCAATTGAAAAGTTGGAATCACCAAATGAAATTTTTGTACCTCTTTTACAACATATAGGAGCACCTTTAAATCCTATTGTTAACGTAGGGGACAGAGTTTTAAAAGGACAAAAAATTGCGGATGCAGAGGGTTTGGCGGTACCTGTTCATGCTCCAGTAAGTGGAACTGTCACAAAGATAGAAAATCATGTGTATCCTCTATCTGGAAAAGTTATGACAATTTTTATTGAAAATGACAAAAAAGAAGAATGGGCAGAATTAACAAAAATTGCAAACTGGGAAACAGCTGATAAGAATGAATTACTTGATATTATCAGAGAAAAAGGTATAGTTGGAATAGGAGGAGCTACTTTCCCTACTCATGTAAAATTAAATCCTCCACCTAATACTAAGTTAGATAGTTTAATTTTAAATGGTGCTGAATGTGAGCCTTATTTAAACTCAGATAATAGACTTATGTTAGAAAATCCAAGTTCAATAATTGAAGGAATAAAAATTATCAAAAAGATTTTAAATGTTCCTGATGTTTATGTAGGAATAGAAGATAATAAGCCTGAAGCTATTGAATCTATGAAAAAAGCAGCAGAAGGAACAGGAATCAACATTGTTCCATTAAAAACAAAATACCCACAAGGTGGAGAAAAACAACTTATCAAATCTATTTTAGATAGACAAGTTCCATCAGGACAACTTCCATCAGCAGTTGGTGTTGTTGTACAAAATACAGGAACAGCAGCAGCTATCTATGAAGCAGTTGTAAATGGAAAACCTTTAATAGAAAAAGTTGTTACAGTAACAGGAAAGGCTATAAAGAATCCTAAAAACTTAAAAGTTGCTATAGGAACTCCTTTCTCTTACATTTTAGATCATTGTGGAATCAATAGAGATGAAATGGAAAGATTAGTTATGGGTGGACCAATGATGGGACTTGCTCAAATGACTGAAGAAGCTACTGTAGTAAAAGGTACATCAGGACTTTTAGCTTTAACAAATGAGGAAATGAGACCATACAAGACAAAAGCTTGTATAAGTTGTTCTAAGTGTGTATCTGCATGCCCTATGGGACTTGCACCACTTATGTTTGATAGATTAGCAGCAGCAAAAGAATACGAAGCAATGGCAGGACACAATCTAATGGATTGTATAGAATGTGGTTCTTGTGCTTATGTTTGTCCTGCTAATAGACCTTTAGCTGAGGCTATCAAAACAGGAAAAGCTAAATTAAGAGCTAAGAAAAAATAG
- a CDS encoding RnfABCDGE type electron transport complex subunit D encodes MSTILKTGPAPHIRTKETVESVMYDVVIALVPALLMAIYSFGVRALILTSVSVLTCIATEYLCQKALKRDIEAFDGSAILTGILFSFVVPAIMPLQYVVIGNIVAITLGKMVYGGLGHNIFNPALIGRAFVQASWPVAITTFAYDGMSGATVLDAMKRGIPLTDALLQNGDQYLNAFLGRMGGCLGETSSLALLLGGAYLIYKKQIDWKVPATMIGTVFILTWAFGADPIMQIFSGGLFLGAFFMATDMVTSPTTSKGRVVFAFGIGLLVSLIRMKGGYPEGTAYAILIMNGVVPLIDRYIRPKKFGGVSTNGK; translated from the coding sequence GTGAGTACAATTTTGAAAACAGGGCCAGCTCCTCACATTAGAACAAAAGAAACTGTTGAGTCGGTAATGTATGATGTTGTTATAGCTTTAGTACCAGCATTGTTAATGGCTATATACTCATTTGGAGTAAGAGCTCTGATATTAACTTCAGTATCAGTTTTAACTTGTATAGCTACTGAATATCTATGTCAAAAAGCATTAAAAAGAGATATAGAAGCATTCGATGGAAGTGCTATATTAACAGGAATTTTATTTTCATTCGTAGTTCCTGCTATTATGCCTTTACAATATGTAGTAATAGGAAATATAGTTGCAATAACATTAGGAAAAATGGTTTATGGTGGATTAGGACACAATATATTTAACCCTGCACTAATAGGAAGAGCATTTGTTCAAGCATCTTGGCCAGTTGCAATAACTACTTTCGCTTATGATGGAATGTCAGGAGCAACAGTTTTGGATGCTATGAAAAGAGGAATCCCTTTAACAGACGCTTTATTACAAAATGGAGATCAATATCTTAATGCATTTTTAGGAAGAATGGGTGGATGTTTAGGAGAAACTTCTTCTTTAGCACTATTACTTGGTGGAGCATACTTAATATATAAGAAACAAATAGATTGGAAAGTGCCTGCTACAATGATAGGTACAGTATTTATTTTAACATGGGCATTTGGAGCAGATCCTATAATGCAAATATTCTCAGGAGGATTATTCCTAGGAGCATTCTTCATGGCAACAGATATGGTTACTAGTCCAACAACTTCAAAAGGAAGAGTAGTTTTTGCTTTTGGAATAGGATTATTAGTATCTTTAATAAGAATGAAAGGTGGATATCCTGAAGGTACTGCATATGCTATCTTAATAATGAATGGAGTTGTTCCATTGATAGATAGATATATAAGACCTAAAAAATTTGGTGGGGTGAGCACAAATGGAAAATAG
- a CDS encoding RnfABCDGE type electron transport complex subunit G, whose translation MENRYIHFGIVLGLIAAISAGLLGGVNGFTSKVIAANTLKIVNEARKQVLPTAASFKEDEAKEAEGIQYIPGYNEAGEVVGYVASVAEPGYGGDINFVVGIDNDAKVTGLNVVTSSETPGLGAKINEKEWQDHWIGKDATYEFNKSTDAFAGATISPKAVYTGVIKALNTYQNEVSK comes from the coding sequence ATGGAAAATAGATATATACATTTTGGAATCGTCCTAGGACTAATAGCTGCTATATCAGCAGGTTTACTTGGTGGAGTTAATGGTTTCACAAGTAAAGTTATCGCAGCTAATACTTTAAAAATAGTAAACGAAGCTAGAAAACAAGTTTTACCAACAGCAGCTAGCTTTAAAGAAGATGAAGCAAAAGAAGCAGAAGGAATTCAATATATTCCAGGTTACAATGAAGCTGGAGAAGTTGTTGGATATGTTGCTTCAGTTGCAGAACCAGGTTATGGTGGAGACATAAACTTTGTTGTGGGAATAGATAATGATGCTAAAGTAACAGGTTTAAATGTAGTTACAAGTTCAGAAACTCCTGGATTAGGAGCAAAAATAAATGAAAAAGAATGGCAAGATCATTGGATAGGTAAGGATGCTACTTATGAATTTAATAAGTCAACAGATGCTTTTGCTGGTGCTACAATATCACCTAAAGCTGTTTATACAGGAGTTATAAAAGCATTAAATACTTATCAAAATGAGGTGAGTAAATAA
- the rsxE gene encoding electron transport complex subunit RsxE, with translation MKKLGILTAGIFKENPVFVLMLGLCPTLGVTSSAINGFSMGLAVIAVLACSNGLISLFKKFIPDEVRIPAFIMIIATLVTVVDMVMNAYTPDLYKVLGLFIPLIVVNCIVLGRAESFASKNGVIDSILDGIGSGIGFTLSLTFLGAIREILGNGSVFGISLVPANFTPALIFILAPGGFITIGIIMACINIKKERDAKKKKVTKK, from the coding sequence ATGAAAAAATTAGGAATACTTACAGCTGGAATATTTAAAGAAAACCCAGTATTCGTTTTAATGTTAGGACTTTGTCCAACACTTGGAGTTACAAGTAGTGCTATAAATGGGTTCTCAATGGGACTTGCAGTTATAGCCGTTCTTGCTTGTTCAAATGGATTAATATCACTTTTTAAGAAATTTATACCTGATGAAGTAAGAATACCAGCATTTATAATGATAATAGCAACACTAGTTACTGTTGTTGATATGGTTATGAATGCTTACACACCTGATTTATATAAAGTGTTAGGATTATTCATACCTCTTATAGTTGTTAACTGTATAGTTCTTGGAAGAGCAGAAAGCTTTGCTTCTAAAAACGGAGTTATTGATTCTATACTTGATGGTATTGGATCTGGAATAGGATTTACTTTATCTTTAACTTTCTTAGGAGCAATAAGAGAAATTTTAGGTAATGGATCAGTATTTGGAATCTCATTAGTTCCTGCTAACTTTACACCAGCTTTAATATTTATATTAGCTCCTGGTGGATTTATCACTATAGGTATAATCATGGCTTGTATAAATATAAAAAAAGAAAGAGATGCAAAGAAAAAGAAGGTGACTAAAAAATGA
- the rsxA gene encoding electron transport complex subunit RsxA, translating into MSIGGLFSIIVTSIFINNIIFAKFLGCCPFMGVSKKVDSSLGMGMAVTFVITIASGVTWLAYRLVLEPLGLGYLQTIAFILIIASLVQFVEMAIKKTSPSLYKALGVFLPLITTNCAVLGVAIINIQVGYNFIETIVNGFGVAVGFSLALLLLAGIRERLEFANTPKNFKGVPIAFITAGLLAMAFMGFSGMQI; encoded by the coding sequence ATGAGTATAGGTGGATTATTTAGTATAATTGTTACTTCGATATTTATAAATAACATAATATTTGCTAAGTTCTTAGGTTGTTGTCCATTTATGGGAGTTTCTAAAAAAGTTGACTCATCATTAGGTATGGGTATGGCTGTTACTTTCGTTATCACAATAGCTTCAGGAGTAACTTGGTTAGCTTACAGATTGGTATTAGAACCTCTTGGTTTAGGATATCTACAAACAATAGCTTTTATATTAATAATAGCTTCTCTTGTACAATTCGTTGAAATGGCAATTAAAAAGACATCACCAAGCTTATATAAAGCACTTGGAGTGTTCTTACCATTAATTACAACAAACTGTGCCGTTCTAGGAGTTGCTATAATCAATATCCAAGTAGGATATAATTTTATAGAAACAATAGTAAATGGTTTTGGAGTTGCAGTAGGGTTCTCACTAGCTTTATTACTTTTAGCTGGTATAAGAGAAAGACTTGAATTTGCAAACACTCCTAAGAATTTTAAAGGAGTTCCAATAGCATTTATAACAGCTGGACTTTTAGCTATGGCATTTATGGGATTTAGTGGAATGCAAATTTAA
- a CDS encoding RnfABCDGE type electron transport complex subunit B gives MEAIMMPVVVLGITGILMGLFLAYASKKFEVEVDPKVEAILAVLPGANCGACGYPGCAGYASGVALEGAKMTLCAPGGPKVIEKLGEIMGVAVEIPVKKKPVKKTVEKKVVAQTGDPISASAEFIEKNKRMLNKFKDAFDAGDKEAYEKLENLAKTAGKDELLKYYEEIKTGKIIPDGSAPAVPTGDPISASAEFIEKNKRMLNKFKDAFDAKDKEAYEKLENLAKTAGKDELLKCFEEIKAGKIIASGSAPAAAAVKLEPITATKEFVEKNKRMLNKFKDAFDAKDKEAYEKLEGLAKSTGKDDLLKCFEEIKAGKVVPDPATMTDAPAPKAEDSKKQEASYCSVLGDGLCVPEQNEKAKEEIVKQAEPPKTAEELEKDKQAASYCSILGDGLCVPEENEQMVKQNLTKELDKEVK, from the coding sequence ATGGAAGCGATTATGATGCCAGTTGTTGTATTAGGAATAACTGGAATATTGATGGGACTATTCCTAGCTTATGCTTCAAAGAAGTTTGAAGTAGAAGTAGACCCAAAAGTAGAAGCAATATTAGCTGTCCTACCTGGTGCAAACTGTGGTGCTTGTGGATACCCTGGTTGTGCTGGATATGCATCAGGAGTAGCTTTAGAAGGTGCAAAAATGACTTTATGTGCACCTGGAGGACCTAAAGTTATTGAAAAACTAGGAGAGATAATGGGTGTAGCAGTAGAAATACCTGTTAAGAAAAAACCTGTTAAGAAAACAGTAGAAAAGAAAGTAGTTGCTCAAACTGGAGACCCAATTTCTGCAAGTGCTGAATTTATAGAAAAGAATAAGAGAATGCTAAATAAATTTAAAGATGCTTTTGATGCAGGAGATAAAGAAGCATATGAAAAATTAGAAAATTTAGCAAAGACAGCAGGAAAAGATGAATTATTAAAATACTATGAAGAAATTAAAACTGGAAAAATTATTCCTGATGGAAGTGCTCCAGCAGTACCTACTGGAGATCCAATTTCTGCAAGTGCTGAATTCATAGAAAAGAATAAGAGAATGCTAAACAAATTTAAAGATGCTTTTGATGCAAAAGATAAAGAAGCATATGAAAAATTAGAAAATTTAGCAAAGACAGCAGGAAAAGATGAATTATTAAAATGCTTCGAAGAAATCAAAGCAGGAAAAATAATTGCTAGTGGAAGTGCTCCAGCAGCTGCTGCAGTTAAATTAGAACCAATAACAGCTACAAAAGAATTTGTAGAAAAGAATAAAAGAATGCTAAATAAATTTAAAGATGCTTTTGATGCAAAAGATAAAGAAGCATATGAAAAATTAGAAGGTTTAGCAAAATCAACTGGAAAAGATGACTTATTAAAATGTTTTGAAGAAATCAAAGCAGGAAAGGTAGTACCAGATCCAGCAACAATGACTGATGCTCCTGCTCCAAAAGCTGAAGATTCTAAAAAACAAGAAGCTTCTTACTGCAGTGTTTTAGGTGATGGACTATGTGTTCCTGAACAAAATGAAAAAGCAAAAGAAGAAATAGTGAAACAAGCAGAGCCTCCTAAAACAGCTGAAGAGCTAGAAAAAGATAAACAAGCTGCAAGCTATTGTTCTATCTTGGGAGATGGACTATGTGTTCCAGAAGAAAATGAACAAATGGTTAAACAAAATTTAACAAAAGAGCTTGATAAAGAAGTTAAATAA